A stretch of DNA from Bactrocera neohumeralis isolate Rockhampton chromosome 6, APGP_CSIRO_Bneo_wtdbg2-racon-allhic-juicebox.fasta_v2, whole genome shotgun sequence:
ACATGCCTGGACGGTCGCCTTCACGATTTGCTTGTTTTTCAAAGAACATCGCATCCtgaaataagtaaacaaaatgttttattttaataattaagaagtaaatttcgagaaaaatatttatatttatgaatgtaTAATAAAACTGTATATTTGGAATATGCATATTGGATGCTAGCTGAATACTCTGTCTGCAAGCAACTAATAGTTGTAACATTTATTCATATAgtggtatatacacataaataaatacacacgTACATTTATTAGCCAACTACTGTTTATACACTTTCTAATAATtaattggttttttattttacctcAGTTCTCAAATTCTTCGACGCACGCGATTTAACAGTTTCAAACGATAAAACTTAACGCTATAACGCTAttcagtataatatatatgtatgtatatacacaaatatgaaATTGGTATGCTCTAGTAATCGGCTGCAACCAAAAAGCAAACGAATACTTACAATAAGGAAAGTGGCACCCAAAAGCACAGCCTTCATGCGCACATCCAAGTCCATCGGAAAGGTAATACCAAAGAAATCTGCATCGGTGAATATTTCGCGCGCCAAACCAGACCATTGTTTTGAGATCTTCCCTACAGGCTCACCGGTTAAAGAAACCACCTATaatgttaatgaaaatttgtatattgaataaataataaatcgaaaattttatattttaccttAAATTCTACATCACCGCACATTGAAAACGTGCAAATGGGTCCTTCGATGCGTAACACGGTATCGCCAATATGATTTTTTATGCGAAATGATGGCGAACAGATGGACCATTCTTGCTCGATGGTGCCAATTACATTGCCCGGCGGTGCGGATACTTCCATTGTTTGTAGGCAACCGGGAAAACAACATTGCGAACAGGCTAATGGGCGATACATATGGATGACTTCATTACGGAAATTATCGAAAACTTTCATATCAAAAGGACGTGCGGAGCCACACATATTACGCGTGCAGCAATCGTTGTCCTCTACAGCGTAATAGACTTTTTGGCCGAGCGCATTTTTTATGGAGAATTTATTATTGGTTTCGAAGCCGGTGAAAGCTTCAAGTAATTCGCTTTTTTGTTTAACCAAAAGCTGGTCGACCATCGTAAGGTACTCCAAGCCGCGTGGACAATTCGGTATTCCGGCGGGTATACTCATCCAGTCGCCTGAAAATAGAAACaatgttgaatttatttttgagatCTGAATATTCATCAAAAGACAGCCAAATAAGGACGGAATCGTACATTCGGACAAGAAAGGATCTCTATCCATTTAAGGAGagtctgatgagtcgacgttacgagttttctagagaaaggttctgcggaagatttatggtcctgtgtgcattggcaacggcgaatatcatATTCGATGGAagaatgagctgtacgagttataagacgacattaacatagttcagcgaattaagagacagcggctacactggctaggtcatgccgtccgAAGGGGCTTTCgcccagctctgaaagtattcgacgcagtaccggccaggggaagcagaggaagacctccactccgttggaaagaccaggtggagaaggaactggctgcgcttggaatctccaatttgcaccaaattgcaaaaagaagaaacgactggcgcgctattgctaactcggctataactgcatAAGCGGagtctacgccaataaggaagaggaagaagatAG
This window harbors:
- the LOC126761607 gene encoding phospholipid scramblase 1-like isoform X2 produces the protein MRIKGDWMSIPAGIPNCPRGLEYLTMVDQLLVKQKSELLEAFTGFETNNKFSIKNALGQKVYYAVEDNDCCTRNMCGSARPFDMKVFDNFRNEVIHMYRPLACSQCCFPGCLQTMEVSAPPGNVIGTIEQEWSICSPSFRIKNHIGDTVLRIEGPICTFSMCGDVEFKVVSLTGEPVGKISKQWSGLAREIFTDADFFGITFPMDLDVRMKAVLLGATFLIDAMFFEKQANREGDRPGMF
- the LOC126761607 gene encoding phospholipid scramblase 2-like isoform X1 codes for the protein MSMPMSNINKGGYVPPGFGAGYPPGGNGPNMPQAEGYQPSAPGAYGFVPGQPQSGYTPVPQMPPYGEAPPNYGGQPSPYGGQQPPYGGQQPPYGGLPQPQPQFNGGGGFQPGPGYGPQGPIVTQPGMPPPAQPKGPPGQPMGPAGDWMSIPAGIPNCPRGLEYLTMVDQLLVKQKSELLEAFTGFETNNKFSIKNALGQKVYYAVEDNDCCTRNMCGSARPFDMKVFDNFRNEVIHMYRPLACSQCCFPGCLQTMEVSAPPGNVIGTIEQEWSICSPSFRIKNHIGDTVLRIEGPICTFSMCGDVEFKVVSLTGEPVGKISKQWSGLAREIFTDADFFGITFPMDLDVRMKAVLLGATFLIDAMFFEKQANREGDRPGMF
- the LOC126761607 gene encoding phospholipid scramblase 2-like isoform X3, which encodes MCESRTVKNLYASTVELHGPAAASQKVPNTGNSNSNGIVDVGANVLRIIWHSLYEKYDYLRRRSGHLKVIVERETNKPVAKKFRRSLRLNESAKQKGYEFFLSDEDKSIPAGIPNCPRGLEYLTMVDQLLVKQKSELLEAFTGFETNNKFSIKNALGQKVYYAVEDNDCCTRNMCGSARPFDMKVFDNFRNEVIHMYRPLACSQCCFPGCLQTMEVSAPPGNVIGTIEQEWSICSPSFRIKNHIGDTVLRIEGPICTFSMCGDVEFKVVSLTGEPVGKISKQWSGLAREIFTDADFFGITFPMDLDVRMKAVLLGATFLIDAMFFEKQANREGDRPGMF